The Chryseobacterium phocaeense genome includes the window GTTAATGGAAAATGTATTTTTGAAGGAACATACAAACAATAGTACTTTATTTCTATTCAGTAATAAGACTGTTCAATCAGTAAATTAAGTTCTTGACTTACTTATTTTCAGTCGAAATAGTCTTAAAATTCTTTAATTATTTTTTTTAATAAACAGGACACAGCGATCACCTGAGTAAAATGCTGTACGCTGAACAATTACTTCACGGCGGTAAGACAGAAGTAGAACTAAAATCACAATATCATGAAACTAGAAAGTTTAAAATCAGAGAAATTTGAAGCAATGACAGCTGATAAAATGAGCGTCATTAAAGGAGGATATAATGTTGCAACCGGCGGTGGCCCTGCTTATTATCAGGGGCGTGAAATTTCAACAACCAGCGACATCAATGTCTATAATAATGACACCAATCATTGGACCACACAAATTCTTTATCTGAAAGATGGAAGCAAAATTGTAATCTCCATGTGATGTTGAATAGAAAATATAATGGGTTAGAAGGAATTTTTAACCCATTATATTTTTCGTAATAATTATTCGTATGATTTTTATACAGTCGGCACAGAATGATTCCTCTACAAACAACATCCTTGACTGGATTCTGTATTTAGATATTCACAAAAAAATACAACGGCAGAATGATATCGCCTCCCTTGATAAGGTATCCATTCATATCAATAAAGATGTCCGGATAAAAGGAAGCACGATCAATACCATTTTTGATTCTGATGAAATCAGCCGGAGATGGTACAGAAGGGGTGCGTTTTCTTTTGATGAGATAGCTTTACCAAAGGATCACAAAACCTCTCATGTTTCTTATCCTACACAGAATTATCTTAAAAAAGAAATGGATTATATTTTAAAATTAATTGATAAAAACATAACCCATTCCCAAAATAGAATCAATACATATTCGGATAATGGCACTAATAAAACAGATAACCTGATCGTAGCATCACAGACAGGATTAAGAATTCCCGATACTTTAATCACCAATGAAGCTGAAGAATTACTGCTATTTGCTCAAAAACATACAAAGATTATTACAAAAGCTATTTCTTCCAGTAATTATGAATTAAATCTCGATGATTATAAAGTTCATATGCATTGTGCGACTGAAATGATCAATATAAAAGATGTAGATCAGAAACAGAATATAAAAACGTCATTCCCTGCTTTCTACCAGCAATACATCGAAAAAAAGTATGAGCTCCGCATATTTTATCTGAAGGGTAAATTCTACACCATGGCTATCTTCTCGCAAGCCAACGAAAAAACAAAAATAGATTTCAGGAATTATGATACCGAACGGCCGAACCGATGCGTTCCCTATCAGCTGCCAAAAGAAATTGAAGAAAAACTGCACCATTTTATGCAAAGCATTGATTTGAATTGTGGTTCTATAGACATGATCTACACCCCTGAAAAAGAATATGTCTTTCTGGAAGTAAATCCTGTAGGCCAGTTCCAGTGGCTGTCAAAAAACTGCAATTATGATATTGAAAGAGAAATTGCTCTTGAACTTATAAAAGAAAGATGATGAAAAAAGAAGATAAAATAAAAGAAGAAATAAAAAAATGGATTGATGATAACAGAGGTTCTTTACCTCTTAATGTAGATAGCTGGGAAATACATGTGAGCAGAAATAAAGAAAATAAAAAGCCTGCATCCATAGAATTGGGTAAATACAATGCCCGGATTATGATTTCCGATCCTTTTTATAAACCATACTCTAAAACATTTCTCTTGTGATAACTGAGACATTATTACTTTTGTACAGCCACTGTATCATCGTACAAGGGGCCGAACGTTCTGTCATCTGCGATTTGCAGCGCCAGAACATCTACCCTGTCCCGAATGCCTTCAGTGCATTGTTCAAGGACGGAAGGTATATTGATATCCCCGAAACCGTTTCACAATTGGATGATGAAGGAAATGAAATATTAAAAGAATATTTTGAGTTCCTGGAAGAAAATGAGCTGGCATTTTATTGTTCCTCAGAGGACTTTCCCCTTTTTCCAAAAATGACTGAAGAATGGTTGTTTCCCGCCCATATTTCCCATTGTATACTGGACGCGTGGAATGAACTCCCCTATTTTAACGGATCTTTCTTAAAACAACTGGAAGTTTTATGCTGTAATTTCATTCAGTTCCGGTTCTTTAAAAAAGTTACATGGCAGGAGCTGGACAGGATAATGGCACTTATCAATCCCTCACAGATCAAATCTGTCGAAATTATACTTCCTTTCGATAAAGAAGACGGGGAATTTTATAAAAAAGCAGAATCTTTTGTCAGCGCAAACGGAAAAATCAGTAACCTTACTCTATCCGGAGCTTCAGAAAAAAA containing:
- the gwsS gene encoding grasp-with-spasm system SPASM domain peptide maturase gives rise to the protein MITETLLLLYSHCIIVQGAERSVICDLQRQNIYPVPNAFSALFKDGRYIDIPETVSQLDDEGNEILKEYFEFLEENELAFYCSSEDFPLFPKMTEEWLFPAHISHCILDAWNELPYFNGSFLKQLEVLCCNFIQFRFFKKVTWQELDRIMALINPSQIKSVEIILPFDKEDGEFYKKAESFVSANGKISNLTLSGASEKKIYKEGLYGMGFILQTEKHITSQYHCGMVDTSLFSVNIPTYTESLAHNSCLNRKISIDTEGNIKNCPSMKESFGNIRSTSLQEAVDHPEFKKYWNITKDLIIKCKDCEFRHICTDCRAYTDNPDDLYSAPLKCGYDPYTCEWEDWSTNPLKEKAILHYGMQELVR
- the gwsG gene encoding grasp-with-spasm system ATP-grasp peptide maturase — encoded protein: MIFIQSAQNDSSTNNILDWILYLDIHKKIQRQNDIASLDKVSIHINKDVRIKGSTINTIFDSDEISRRWYRRGAFSFDEIALPKDHKTSHVSYPTQNYLKKEMDYILKLIDKNITHSQNRINTYSDNGTNKTDNLIVASQTGLRIPDTLITNEAEELLLFAQKHTKIITKAISSSNYELNLDDYKVHMHCATEMINIKDVDQKQNIKTSFPAFYQQYIEKKYELRIFYLKGKFYTMAIFSQANEKTKIDFRNYDTERPNRCVPYQLPKEIEEKLHHFMQSIDLNCGSIDMIYTPEKEYVFLEVNPVGQFQWLSKNCNYDIEREIALELIKER